A genomic segment from Alphaproteobacteria bacterium encodes:
- a CDS encoding FAD-dependent monooxygenase — translation MTAAVLLSEAGHDVALLERFEQPQPLGAGLLIQPTGLRVLQRLGLHERALRSGARITGIDGRSDLGHCVLDLRYGDLDPRLHGLGLHRGALFSLLFERLKRAPATLTTGFEVTSIAGTTLATADGRSAGPFDLVLVCDGAHSRLRERLAPRHSATIYPWGCFWATLPDPDRRFAGLLHQRFRGNRRMTGVLPVGAAPGGDGNDVITLFWSLRVAEMQAVRAGGLGPLKAELLDIWPELAPLLERLTSFDQFAEATYRDVVMSGFRRERILFLGDCAHGMSPQLGMGANLALADAATLAGALAHASSLDAALALFETTRRRTLAIYGFVSRWLTPFYQGAARPVGWLRDLTFGPACAFPPTRRAMLTMLSGTRRDWFATFPIAGDGLPELPLV, via the coding sequence ATGACGGCGGCTGTCCTGCTGTCGGAAGCCGGCCACGACGTCGCGCTGCTGGAGCGCTTCGAGCAGCCGCAGCCGCTGGGCGCCGGGCTGCTGATCCAGCCTACCGGCCTGCGCGTGCTGCAGCGCCTGGGCCTGCACGAACGGGCGCTGCGATCGGGCGCGCGCATCACGGGCATCGACGGCCGCTCCGATCTCGGGCACTGCGTGCTCGACCTGCGCTACGGTGATCTCGATCCTCGCCTGCACGGTCTGGGCCTGCATCGCGGCGCGCTGTTCTCGCTGCTGTTCGAGCGGCTCAAGCGCGCGCCGGCGACGCTGACCACCGGCTTCGAGGTGACGTCGATCGCCGGCACCACGCTCGCCACCGCCGACGGCCGCAGCGCCGGCCCGTTCGACCTCGTGCTGGTCTGCGACGGTGCGCATTCGCGGCTGCGCGAGCGCCTGGCGCCCAGGCACAGCGCGACGATCTATCCGTGGGGCTGCTTCTGGGCGACCCTGCCCGACCCCGACAGGCGCTTCGCCGGGCTGCTGCACCAGCGCTTCCGCGGCAACCGCCGCATGACCGGCGTGCTGCCGGTCGGCGCCGCCCCGGGCGGCGACGGCAACGACGTCATCACCCTGTTCTGGAGCCTGCGCGTCGCGGAGATGCAGGCCGTGCGCGCCGGTGGGCTCGGCCCTCTCAAGGCCGAGCTGCTCGACATCTGGCCCGAGCTGGCGCCGCTGCTGGAGCGGCTGACCTCGTTCGACCAGTTCGCCGAGGCGACCTATCGCGACGTGGTGATGTCGGGCTTCCGCCGCGAGCGCATCCTGTTCCTCGGCGATTGCGCGCACGGCATGTCGCCGCAGCTCGGCATGGGTGCCAACCTGGCGCTGGCCGACGCCGCAACCCTGGCCGGCGCCCTGGCGCACGCATCCTCGCTCGACGCGGCGCTGGCCCTGTTCGAGACCACGCGCCGGCGCACCCTGGCGATCTACGGCTTCGTCAGCCGCTGGCTCACGCCGTTCTACCAGGGCGCTGCGCGGCCGGTCGGCTGGCTGCGCGATCTCACCTTCGGCCCGGCCTGCGCCTTCCCGCCGACGCGCCGCGCGATGCTCACCATGCTCTCAGGCACACGGCGCGACTGGTTCGCGACCTTCCCGATCGCCGGCGACGGCCTGCCGGAATTGCCGCTGGTCTGA
- a CDS encoding acyl-CoA dehydrogenase family protein yields MDLAFTKDDLAFRDEVRDFVARNLPRDIADKVAGGKHLERDDYMRWQQALGRQGWLVYTWPKKHGGPGWTVTQRYIFENTCAEMNAPGIIPFGSKMVGPVIYTFGNDEQKQRFLPGIRESSVWWCQGYSEPGSGSDLASLRTKAVREGDHYIVNGSKTWNTMGHWADWIFCLVRTDAQAKPQEGISFLLIDMRSPGITVKPIIVADGGHEVNEVFFDNVKVPVENLVGKEGEGWTYAKFLLANERLGIAAIPQSKRGVEGLKQMAKSENDGAGRKLIDDASFREKIADLEIQVTALEYTELRALSAMAAGGAPGPEVSFLKIRGSEIQQRITELAVEAVGYYAMPYQPALLWHGANEEPIGPDTAHLAAPRYFNVRKTTIYGGSNEIQKNVISKMVLGL; encoded by the coding sequence ATGGATCTGGCGTTCACCAAAGACGACCTCGCGTTTCGCGACGAGGTCCGCGATTTCGTCGCCAGGAACCTGCCCAGGGACATCGCCGACAAGGTGGCCGGCGGCAAGCATCTGGAGCGCGACGACTACATGCGCTGGCAGCAGGCGCTCGGGCGCCAGGGCTGGCTGGTCTACACCTGGCCGAAGAAGCATGGCGGGCCGGGCTGGACCGTCACGCAGCGCTACATCTTCGAGAACACCTGCGCCGAGATGAACGCGCCGGGCATCATCCCGTTCGGCAGCAAGATGGTCGGGCCGGTGATCTACACCTTCGGCAACGACGAGCAGAAGCAGCGTTTCCTGCCGGGCATCCGCGAATCGAGCGTCTGGTGGTGCCAGGGCTATTCCGAGCCCGGCTCGGGCTCCGACCTCGCCTCGCTGCGCACCAAGGCCGTGCGCGAGGGCGACCACTACATCGTCAACGGCTCGAAGACCTGGAACACCATGGGCCACTGGGCCGACTGGATCTTCTGCCTGGTGCGCACCGATGCGCAGGCCAAGCCGCAGGAGGGCATCTCCTTCCTGCTGATCGACATGAGGAGCCCGGGCATCACCGTGAAGCCGATCATCGTGGCCGACGGTGGCCACGAGGTGAACGAGGTGTTCTTCGACAACGTGAAGGTGCCGGTCGAGAACCTCGTGGGCAAGGAAGGCGAGGGCTGGACCTACGCCAAGTTCCTGCTCGCCAACGAGCGCCTGGGCATCGCCGCGATCCCGCAATCCAAGCGCGGCGTCGAGGGCCTCAAGCAGATGGCCAAGTCGGAGAATGACGGCGCCGGCCGCAAGCTGATCGACGATGCCTCCTTCCGGGAGAAGATCGCCGATCTGGAGATCCAGGTGACGGCGCTGGAGTACACCGAGCTGCGCGCGCTTTCGGCGATGGCCGCCGGCGGCGCGCCCGGACCGGAGGTCTCGTTCCTCAAGATCCGCGGCTCGGAAATCCAGCAGCGCATCACCGAGCTCGCCGTCGAGGCGGTCGGCTATTACGCGATGCCGTACCAGCCGGCGCTGTTGTGGCACGGCGCGAACGAGGAGCCGATCGGCCCCGACACCGCGCACCTGGCCGCACCGCGCTATTTCAACGTGCGGAAGACCACCATTTACGGCGGCTCGAACGAGATCCAGAAGAACGTCATCTCCAAGATGGTGCTGGGACTTTAG
- a CDS encoding acyl-CoA dehydrogenase family protein: protein MDLALTAEDRAFADEVRAFARENLAPATIEKTRRGRHYDRDDHLAWQRALGRRGWHVYTWPKKYGGPGWSVTQRFLFENVLAEEGAPRILPFGPKMVGPVIYTFGNDEQKERFLPDIASSNVLWCQGYSEPGSGSDLASLRTRAVREGDHYIVNGQKTWTSVAHWADWIFCLVRTNPDAKQQEGISFLLIDMKTPGITVKPIVMLDGAHHVNDVFFDNVRVPVANRIGKEGEGWTCAKFLLANERLGIAEVAASKRGVQGLREIARAELADDGGRLVDDQGFREKIADLDLQLSALEMSELRALSTMQLGGAPGPEVSILKIRGSEIQQRIAELACEAVGNYAMPYQPELLFRDSNESPIGPAHAVPAAPRYFNMRKTSIYGGSNEIQKNVISKMVLGL, encoded by the coding sequence ATGGATCTGGCTCTGACCGCCGAGGATCGTGCCTTCGCCGACGAGGTGCGGGCGTTCGCGCGCGAGAACCTCGCGCCGGCGACGATCGAGAAGACCCGGCGCGGCCGGCACTACGATCGCGACGACCACCTCGCCTGGCAGCGCGCGCTCGGCAGGCGCGGCTGGCATGTCTACACCTGGCCGAAGAAGTACGGCGGGCCGGGCTGGAGCGTGACGCAGCGCTTCCTGTTCGAGAACGTGCTGGCCGAGGAGGGCGCGCCGCGCATCCTGCCGTTCGGCCCGAAGATGGTCGGCCCGGTGATCTACACCTTCGGCAACGACGAGCAGAAAGAGCGCTTCCTGCCCGACATCGCGTCGTCGAACGTGCTGTGGTGCCAGGGCTATTCCGAGCCGGGCTCGGGCTCCGACCTCGCCTCGCTGCGCACCCGCGCGGTGCGCGAGGGCGATCACTACATCGTCAACGGCCAGAAGACCTGGACCTCGGTGGCGCACTGGGCCGACTGGATCTTCTGCCTGGTGCGCACCAACCCGGATGCCAAGCAGCAGGAGGGCATCTCCTTCCTGCTGATCGACATGAAAACGCCCGGCATCACCGTGAAGCCGATCGTCATGCTCGACGGCGCGCATCACGTGAACGACGTGTTCTTCGACAATGTGCGCGTGCCGGTGGCCAACCGCATCGGCAAGGAAGGCGAGGGCTGGACCTGCGCCAAGTTCCTGCTCGCCAACGAGCGGCTGGGCATCGCCGAGGTCGCGGCCTCGAAGCGCGGCGTGCAGGGCCTGCGCGAGATCGCCCGCGCCGAGCTGGCCGACGACGGCGGCAGGCTGGTCGACGATCAGGGCTTCCGCGAGAAGATCGCCGATCTCGACCTGCAGCTCTCGGCGCTGGAGATGAGCGAGCTGCGCGCGCTGTCGACCATGCAGCTGGGCGGCGCGCCGGGGCCGGAGGTCTCGATCCTCAAGATCCGCGGCTCGGAAATCCAGCAGCGCATCGCCGAGCTGGCCTGCGAGGCGGTGGGCAACTACGCCATGCCGTACCAGCCCGAGCTGCTGTTCCGCGACAGCAATGAATCGCCGATCGGCCCGGCCCACGCCGTGCCCGCCGCGCCGCGCTATTTCAACATGCGCAAGACCTCGATCTATGGCGGCTCGAACGAGATCCAGAAGAACGTGATTTCCAAGATGGTGCTGGGGCTGTAA
- a CDS encoding acyl-CoA dehydrogenase family protein — MDLSYSDEQKQIKEGVERFVREQYAFETRRKIAASEKGWLPENWAKFAELGWLGMSFSEADGGFGGGAIETMIAMEAFGSGLVLEPYLPTVVMGGGLLAAGGSAAQKEALLAPMIAGEKQFAVAYVEKQARFNLADVAVTAKKDGAGFAISGHKGVVYNAASADTIFVTARTSGGQRDEKGITVFAVDAKAQGISRRDYPTQDALRASELTFDNVKVGADAVVGKLDDGYALFEGVVDRSIVALCAEAVGCMDAINKATLEYIKTRKQFGVPIGKFQVLQHRMVDCFTNAQEARSMTLMAALKIDDADATVRKKAASGAKVQIGKSGRFCGQSAVQMHGGMGVTDELSVSHYFKRLTMIETLFGNQQHHLTRYANLSVAA; from the coding sequence ATGGACCTGTCGTATTCCGACGAGCAGAAGCAGATCAAGGAAGGCGTCGAGCGCTTCGTGCGCGAGCAGTACGCGTTCGAGACCCGGCGCAAGATCGCCGCGAGCGAGAAGGGCTGGCTGCCCGAGAACTGGGCGAAGTTCGCCGAGCTCGGCTGGCTGGGCATGAGCTTCTCCGAGGCCGATGGCGGCTTCGGCGGCGGCGCGATCGAGACCATGATCGCCATGGAAGCTTTCGGCTCAGGCCTGGTGCTCGAGCCCTATCTGCCGACCGTGGTGATGGGCGGTGGCCTGCTGGCCGCCGGCGGTTCCGCGGCGCAGAAGGAAGCGCTGCTGGCGCCGATGATCGCGGGCGAGAAGCAGTTCGCCGTCGCCTATGTCGAGAAGCAGGCGCGCTTCAACCTCGCCGACGTCGCCGTCACGGCGAAAAAGGATGGCGCCGGCTTCGCCATCAGTGGCCACAAGGGCGTGGTCTACAACGCCGCCTCGGCCGACACGATCTTCGTCACCGCGCGCACCTCGGGTGGCCAGCGCGACGAGAAGGGCATCACGGTGTTCGCCGTCGACGCCAAGGCCCAGGGCATCAGCCGCCGCGACTATCCCACCCAGGACGCGCTGCGCGCCTCGGAGCTCACCTTCGACAACGTCAAGGTCGGCGCCGACGCCGTGGTCGGCAAGCTCGACGACGGCTACGCGCTGTTCGAGGGCGTGGTCGATCGTTCGATCGTGGCGCTGTGCGCCGAGGCGGTGGGCTGCATGGACGCCATCAACAAGGCGACGCTCGAGTACATCAAGACCCGCAAGCAGTTCGGCGTGCCGATCGGCAAGTTCCAGGTGCTGCAGCACCGCATGGTCGACTGCTTCACCAACGCCCAGGAAGCGCGCTCGATGACCCTGATGGCGGCGCTGAAGATCGACGACGCCGACGCCACGGTGCGCAAGAAGGCGGCCTCGGGCGCCAAGGTGCAGATCGGCAAGTCGGGCAGGTTCTGCGGCCAGAGCGCGGTGCAGATGCACGGCGGCATGGGCGTCACCGACGAGCTCTCGGTCAGCCACTACTTCAAGCGCCTGACCATGATCGAGACGCTGTTCGGCAACCAGCAGCACCACCTCACCCGCTACGCCAACCTCTCGGTCGCGGCGTAA
- a CDS encoding HigA family addiction module antidote protein, with translation MAKRLNPIHPGEVLQEEFMKPTLVSQNRLAREIGVNVARISDIVRGRRGISADTAVRLAAFWSTTPEFWMNLQTRYDLKLAQRSLGDKRVSAIKPLRAA, from the coding sequence ATGGCCAAGAGACTGAACCCGATCCATCCCGGCGAAGTTCTCCAGGAGGAGTTCATGAAGCCGACGCTTGTCAGCCAGAACCGCCTGGCTCGCGAGATCGGCGTCAACGTGGCGCGGATCAGCGACATCGTGCGCGGCCGACGCGGCATCAGTGCGGACACCGCGGTGCGGCTCGCGGCATTCTGGAGCACGACGCCGGAGTTCTGGATGAATCTGCAGACCCGCTACGACCTGAAGCTCGCCCAGCGTTCCCTCGGCGACAAACGCGTCAGCGCGATCAAGCCGCTGCGCGCCGCCTGA
- a CDS encoding type II toxin-antitoxin system RelE/ParE family toxin, which produces MIRSFRCKETEKLFNDQLSRRFAFIERIARRKLELLAAANALDDLRSPPGNRLEALRGDRAGQHSIRINDQWRLCFRWSDGDVFDVEIVDYL; this is translated from the coding sequence ATGATCCGGAGCTTCCGCTGCAAGGAAACCGAGAAGCTCTTCAATGACCAGCTCAGCCGTCGCTTTGCGTTCATCGAGCGCATCGCACGGCGCAAGCTGGAGCTGCTGGCGGCCGCCAACGCATTGGACGATCTGCGCAGCCCGCCGGGCAACCGGCTTGAAGCGCTGCGCGGCGACCGCGCTGGACAGCACAGCATCCGGATCAACGATCAATGGCGCCTGTGCTTTCGTTGGTCGGATGGCGACGTATTCGATGTCGAGATCGTCGACTATCTCTGA
- a CDS encoding hydroxymethylglutaryl-CoA synthase family protein produces MVGITGYGAYVPRLRLSRQAVYDANKWFAPGLRGQAKGERAMANWDEDSITMGVEAARDCLNGTDPKSLRNLYFASTTLPFKDRQNAGVIGTALTVEDGLMAADVAGSQKAGTSALIAGLTAAKSGAPTMVVAAEKRSTRVASANELQFGDGAAAMLCGTDKVIARLLAHHSVSMDFVDHFRGDESDFDYTWEERWIRDEGYVKIVPPAIKAALATANLKGADITHFIMPALMAAIPRQMAKMAGVAETAVRDNLGANLGDTGSAHALVVLAHTLESAKPGERIMVVAFGQGLDVIILEVTAEIANLSKRLGVSGWLARGKVETNYMKFLAFNDMLPIDKGMRAEFDKKTALSVLWRKRDMIYGLVGGKCKVCGTVQFPKTQVCVNPNCHAMDSQEPYPMQGLQASVMSFTADSLTYSPDPPAYYGMITFPEGGRFMADFTDSDKDQVKVGAKMRMTFRIREVDQMRGGFKRYFWKAAPA; encoded by the coding sequence ATGGTCGGCATCACCGGGTATGGCGCCTATGTCCCGCGGCTGCGACTCAGCCGCCAGGCCGTCTACGATGCCAACAAGTGGTTCGCGCCGGGCCTGCGCGGTCAGGCCAAGGGCGAGCGCGCGATGGCCAACTGGGACGAGGATTCCATCACCATGGGCGTCGAGGCGGCGCGCGACTGCCTCAACGGCACCGACCCGAAATCGCTGCGCAACCTGTACTTCGCCTCGACCACCCTGCCGTTCAAGGATCGCCAGAACGCCGGCGTGATCGGCACGGCGCTGACCGTCGAGGACGGCCTGATGGCCGCCGACGTCGCCGGCTCGCAGAAGGCCGGCACCTCGGCGCTGATCGCCGGGCTGACCGCCGCCAAGTCCGGCGCGCCGACCATGGTCGTGGCCGCCGAGAAGCGCTCCACGCGCGTGGCCTCGGCCAACGAGCTGCAGTTCGGCGACGGCGCGGCGGCGATGCTGTGCGGGACAGACAAGGTGATCGCCAGGCTGCTGGCGCATCACTCCGTGTCGATGGATTTCGTCGATCACTTCCGCGGCGATGAGTCGGATTTCGACTACACCTGGGAGGAGCGCTGGATCCGCGACGAGGGCTACGTGAAGATCGTGCCGCCGGCGATCAAGGCGGCGCTCGCGACCGCCAACCTCAAGGGCGCCGACATCACGCACTTCATCATGCCCGCGCTGATGGCGGCGATCCCCAGGCAGATGGCCAAGATGGCGGGCGTCGCCGAGACGGCGGTGCGCGACAACCTCGGCGCCAACCTGGGCGACACCGGCTCGGCGCATGCGCTTGTCGTGCTGGCGCATACGCTGGAGAGCGCCAAGCCGGGCGAGCGCATCATGGTCGTGGCCTTCGGGCAGGGCCTCGACGTCATCATCCTCGAGGTCACGGCGGAGATCGCCAACCTCAGCAAGCGGCTGGGCGTGTCGGGCTGGCTGGCGCGCGGCAAGGTCGAGACGAACTACATGAAGTTCCTCGCCTTCAACGACATGCTGCCGATCGACAAGGGCATGCGCGCGGAGTTCGACAAGAAGACCGCGCTCAGTGTGCTGTGGCGCAAGCGCGACATGATCTACGGCCTGGTCGGCGGCAAGTGCAAGGTCTGCGGCACGGTGCAGTTCCCCAAGACCCAGGTCTGCGTCAATCCCAACTGCCACGCGATGGACAGCCAGGAGCCCTATCCGATGCAGGGGCTGCAGGCCTCGGTGATGTCGTTCACCGCCGATTCGCTGACCTATTCGCCCGATCCGCCGGCCTATTACGGCATGATCACCTTCCCCGAGGGCGGCCGCTTCATGGCCGACTTCACCGACTCGGACAAGGACCAGGTCAAGGTCGGCGCCAAGATGCGCATGACCTTCCGCATCCGCGAGGTCGATCAGATGCGCGGCGGCTTCAAGCGCTATTTCTGGAAGGCGGCGCCGGCCTGA
- a CDS encoding acetyl-CoA acetyltransferase: MAKGIKDKVAILGMGCSKFGERWESGAEELMLEAFKECVSDAGIDMKQLQAAWFSTAIDEVHVGKSGIPLSTTLRLPNIPVTHVENMCASGTEAFRGACYAVASGAVDFALALGVEKLKDTGYGGLPGGRGGPLQALWSANGTAPGNFAQLATAYQTAHGVAAEDLKKAIGHVSWKSHQNGAKNPKAHLQKAVDMDTILNAPMIASPLGLFDCCGVSDGAAAAIVTTPEIARSLGKHDIVSVKALQLSVSNGSESGHNSWDGSYFHTTRIASKKAYEEAGIKDPRKEVSMFEVHDCFSVTELVTMEDLHISETGKGWKDVLDGFYDADGKIPCQIDGGLKCFGHPIGASGLRMLYEMYLQFQGRAGARQLKDPKVGMTHNLGGAPRENVSSIAIVGRYE, from the coding sequence ATGGCCAAGGGTATCAAGGACAAGGTCGCCATTCTCGGCATGGGCTGCTCCAAGTTCGGCGAGCGCTGGGAAAGCGGCGCCGAGGAGCTGATGCTGGAAGCGTTCAAGGAGTGCGTCTCCGACGCCGGCATCGACATGAAGCAGCTCCAGGCGGCGTGGTTCTCCACGGCGATCGACGAGGTGCATGTCGGCAAGTCGGGCATCCCGCTCAGCACCACGCTGCGCCTGCCCAACATCCCGGTGACGCATGTCGAGAACATGTGCGCCTCGGGCACCGAGGCCTTCCGCGGCGCCTGCTACGCGGTGGCGTCGGGCGCGGTCGACTTCGCCCTGGCGCTGGGCGTCGAGAAGCTCAAGGACACCGGCTATGGCGGCCTGCCGGGCGGCCGCGGCGGCCCGCTGCAGGCGCTGTGGAGCGCCAACGGCACGGCGCCGGGCAATTTCGCCCAGCTCGCCACCGCCTACCAGACGGCGCATGGCGTGGCCGCCGAGGACCTCAAGAAGGCGATCGGCCACGTGTCGTGGAAGAGCCACCAGAACGGTGCGAAGAACCCCAAGGCCCACCTGCAGAAGGCGGTGGACATGGACACCATCCTCAACGCGCCGATGATCGCCTCGCCCTTGGGCCTGTTCGACTGCTGCGGCGTGTCGGATGGCGCGGCGGCGGCGATCGTGACCACGCCTGAGATCGCCAGGTCGCTGGGCAAGCACGACATCGTCAGCGTCAAGGCGCTGCAGCTCTCCGTCTCCAACGGCTCGGAGTCGGGCCACAATTCGTGGGACGGCAGCTACTTCCATACCACGCGCATCGCCTCGAAGAAGGCCTACGAGGAGGCCGGCATCAAGGATCCGCGCAAGGAAGTCTCGATGTTCGAGGTCCATGACTGCTTCTCGGTCACCGAGCTGGTGACCATGGAGGACCTGCACATCTCCGAGACCGGCAAGGGCTGGAAGGACGTGCTCGACGGCTTCTACGACGCCGACGGCAAGATCCCCTGCCAGATCGACGGCGGCCTGAAGTGCTTCGGCCATCCGATCGGCGCCTCGGGCCTGCGCATGCTCTACGAGATGTACCTGCAGTTCCAGGGCCGCGCCGGCGCGCGCCAGCTCAAGGACCCGAAGGTCGGCATGACGCACAATCTGGGCGGCGCGCCGCGCGAGAACGTCTCGTCGATCGCCATCGTCGGCCGCTACGAATAG
- a CDS encoding MaoC family dehydratase N-terminal domain-containing protein, with the protein MLDKKHIGHKFNAFTTTVEAGKIRLFCKAIGEDDPIYSDEKAAKAAGYRAIPAPPTFLTAVTNDDPDKGGLLRLLNVDIGLILHGEQHYEYLAPVHVGDRITCQSQVMDIYDKKGGALWFVVSETELKDEASGKPVAKARGVTVVRNPNAGKA; encoded by the coding sequence ATGCTCGACAAGAAGCACATCGGCCACAAGTTCAACGCCTTCACCACCACGGTCGAGGCCGGCAAGATCCGCCTCTTCTGCAAGGCGATCGGCGAGGATGACCCGATCTACAGCGACGAGAAGGCCGCGAAAGCCGCCGGCTACCGCGCCATCCCGGCGCCGCCGACCTTCCTCACCGCCGTCACCAACGACGACCCCGACAAGGGCGGCCTGTTGCGCCTGCTCAACGTCGATATCGGCCTGATCCTGCACGGCGAGCAGCACTACGAGTATTTGGCGCCGGTGCATGTCGGCGACCGCATCACCTGCCAGAGCCAGGTGATGGACATCTACGACAAGAAGGGCGGCGCGCTGTGGTTCGTCGTCTCGGAGACCGAGCTGAAGGACGAGGCGTCGGGCAAGCCGGTCGCCAAGGCGCGCGGCGTGACCGTCGTGCGCAACCCGAACGCCGGCAAGGCTTGA
- a CDS encoding MaoC family dehydratase yields the protein MANAPKFADVKVGDEIPKLVLPPISRHQLALYCGGSGDHNPIHVDIDFAKKFGFKDVFAHGMLSMAFLGRVVTGWVPQKQVRGLGTRFTSITWVGDVITVSGKVTGKREANGETLVDLEVKCTNQNGQDTLQGHATVALA from the coding sequence ATGGCCAACGCGCCGAAATTCGCCGACGTGAAGGTGGGCGACGAGATCCCCAAGCTCGTCCTGCCGCCGATCAGCCGCCACCAGCTCGCGCTCTATTGCGGCGGCTCGGGCGATCACAACCCGATCCATGTCGACATCGACTTCGCCAAGAAGTTCGGCTTCAAGGACGTCTTCGCCCACGGCATGCTGTCGATGGCCTTCCTCGGCCGCGTGGTGACCGGCTGGGTGCCGCAGAAGCAGGTGCGCGGGCTGGGCACGCGCTTCACCTCGATCACCTGGGTCGGCGACGTGATCACCGTCAGCGGCAAGGTCACCGGCAAGCGCGAGGCCAATGGCGAGACGCTGGTCGACCTCGAGGTCAAATGCACCAACCAGAACGGCCAGGACACGCTGCAGGGCCACGCGACGGTCGCGCTGGCATAG
- a CDS encoding SDR family oxidoreductase, translating into MGQLDGRVAIVTGSGRGIGQQIALRLVRDGASVVVNDLDEGPAKETVALIEKLGGKAVACNGDVSAKDFGDRIVKTAVDAFGDCHIVVNNAGYTWDNVIQKMTDEQWYAILDVHLTAPFRVLRAFQQHFRTAVDKERTDGKRVVRKVVNISSTSGVNGNAGQSNYSAGKAGIVGLTKTLAKEFGRYDVTVNAVAFGYIQTRLTKPLAAGEDGTIEVQGRQVKVGVQGGRIAAMNQMIPLGRGGLPEEAAGSVYLFCSPDSDYVSGQCLVVNGGL; encoded by the coding sequence ATGGGTCAGCTTGACGGGCGCGTCGCCATCGTCACGGGTTCGGGCCGCGGCATCGGCCAGCAGATCGCGCTGCGCCTGGTGCGCGACGGCGCCTCGGTCGTGGTCAACGATCTCGACGAGGGTCCGGCCAAGGAGACCGTGGCGCTGATCGAGAAGCTCGGCGGCAAGGCCGTCGCCTGCAACGGCGACGTCTCGGCCAAGGATTTCGGCGACCGCATCGTCAAGACCGCGGTCGACGCCTTCGGCGACTGCCATATCGTGGTGAACAACGCCGGCTACACCTGGGACAACGTCATCCAGAAGATGACCGACGAGCAGTGGTACGCCATCCTCGACGTGCATCTGACCGCGCCGTTCCGCGTGCTGCGCGCCTTCCAGCAGCATTTCCGCACCGCCGTCGACAAGGAGCGCACCGACGGCAAGCGCGTCGTGCGCAAGGTGGTCAACATCTCCTCGACCTCGGGCGTCAACGGCAATGCCGGCCAGTCCAACTACTCCGCCGGCAAGGCGGGCATCGTCGGCCTGACCAAGACGCTCGCCAAGGAGTTCGGCCGCTACGACGTGACGGTCAACGCCGTGGCCTTCGGCTACATCCAGACGCGCCTGACCAAGCCGCTGGCCGCCGGCGAGGACGGCACCATCGAGGTGCAGGGCCGCCAGGTGAAGGTCGGCGTGCAGGGCGGCCGCATCGCCGCCATGAACCAGATGATCCCGCTGGGCCGCGGCGGGCTGCCCGAGGAGGCGGCCGGCTCGGTCTACCTCTTCTGCAGCCCCGACAGCGACTACGTCAGCGGCCAGTGCCTGGTGGTGAACGGCGGCCTCTGA